CCTTGACCGCGCAAGAAACCAGTGACAGATCTGGTTTGCTGGCTTTGGTCGACGCCGCTGCTCCCGCTCCAGCACCGCCGCGCCGCTGTCGGAGCTTGACGGGGAGCAAGGCGGTGAAGAGAAACGTGAGCACGGGGAGGGCGGGGTCGAgcggcccacggccggcggcGAGTAGGGCGAGCTTGAAGGCGCAGAGCCAGGCGAGGAAGAAGGCGATGGTGGCCCGGATGATGGCGGAGGAAGTGAAGGCCAAGGGGGCGGCGACGAGGAATGGGAAGAGCGGGAGCAGCGCGACGAGACGCGGGAAGCCCGGGCGCAGGAGGGACGAAGACGCACGGGCGTACAGCGCGGCGGCCGCCGCGGCCAGGGACACCATGGGGATGCTGTCCTGCAGGAACTCCATGGTCGTCGCTCGCGACTTGGCTCGCTTCCGCTAGTTTGCTGTCTGACGCTCTTGGATTGGATGATTTTGATCGCTGTGAAGTGCACAGTGCAGTAAATGTTGAGTGTTGGGATGCTGTCAGTGTATTTTAGTGACAGTGTCACGTCCATGTCAGATTATGAtatgcttggaaattctacatggGTAGCACGACTTTTGAATTGTCAAAAATATTATTTGAAAGAGTATGGGCACAATCCAAAAACATTTCAGAAAAATGCTAATGGGAAGTGCCACGAAGTTCCCTGTTAACAGCCCCCCTAGCTCTGTCTG
This region of Lolium perenne isolate Kyuss_39 chromosome 2, Kyuss_2.0, whole genome shotgun sequence genomic DNA includes:
- the LOC127331261 gene encoding acyl-CoA--sterol O-acyltransferase 1-like — translated: MEFLQDSIPMVSLAAAAAALYARASSSLLRPGFPRLVALLPLFPFLVAAPLAFTSSAIIRATIAFFLAWLCAFKLALLAAGRGPLDPALPVLTFLFTALLPVKLRQRRGGAGAGAAASTKASKPDLSLVSCAVKAAVIAVILRLYQFNNQLHLYVRLAVYGVLIYCFLDLFFPCIALAVGALGMETEPQFDRPYLASSLRDFWGRIDTTKSFAGPWNTR